In Ascochyta rabiei chromosome 2, complete sequence, one genomic interval encodes:
- a CDS encoding Glutamate dehydrogenase gives MASTPVNGAQAVAQHKLLDQVARAPDRRSSPMPTHLTVPGSGHSTPRVIPQEGTSGSGYVAPTFEGKEQQMEGVMDGVEDKGFIPPDFVESEVKWFYNELGIDDMYFATESVEAIVTHIHSLYAAKVAAYARDDKRLEIRLDKEAEDHAVYIDTSRPGVSVLDGPRYEQRIDTKYLNNTKANTGYRVESFRSTSPLPGSDDQQLRCYFVYQCEFESPNPGETETDVEKIGDKRFLQKATANTKAIYQQALEVAVERTGPVIEWFDIEGSRDKRLVLAYKQGSALGMFSALSDLYHYYGLTTSRKYVEQFSNGYTVMSLYLSPLTGAAGAKHPPIEASIHQIIKEISLLYCIPQNKFQTLFATGRLSLQETIYAHCVWVFITHFLNRLGNEYTALSSILNPENSAHAELLSKLKRRLRAETFTADYILEIINSYPDLVHSLYLSFANTHYVQTRGTEDDFLPTLSYLRLKIDKVQTSEELTDTINKAVVNDHHQMVMNSFRIFNSSVLKTNFYTPTKVAVSFRLNPNFLPPSEYPQPLFGMFLVIGSEFRGFHLRFRDIARGGIRIVKSRSQEAYSINARSLFDENYNLANTQQRKNKDIPEGGSKGVVLLDFKHQDKAAGAFEKYIDSILDLLLPPISPGIKDPIVDLHGKEEILFMGPDENTADLVDWATEHARVRGAPWWKSFFTGKSPKLGGIPHDRYGMTTLSVREFVLGIYRKLNLDPSKVRKLQTGGPDGDLGSNEILLSNEKYVSIVDGSGVLVDPNGLDHAELLRLAKNRQMINNYDASKLSPQGYRVLVDDTNVRLPSGDLVYNGTTFRNTFHLRSDIQYDTFVPCGGRPESIDLSSANKLIVDGKCIIPYLVEGANLFITQDAKLRLEKAGCILYKDASANKGGVTSSSLEVLASLSFDDESFVKHMCVDANGVAPDFYNQYVAGVQKIIQNNARLEFEAIWREHQATGQPRSILSDTLSNAITKLDEELQNTDLWNNVGFRHSVLSEALPPLLLQQIGLDKIIERVPDNYLRAIFGSYLASRFVYEFGASASQFAFFDFMSKRVAKANAQTNGAVTH, from the exons ATGGCCTCTACACCAGTAAACGGCGCCCAGGCCGTCGCCCAGCACAAACTGCTGGACCAGGTTGCCCGCGCGCCAGACCGCCGGTCCTCGCCCATGCCCACACACCTGACCGTCCCTGGCTCCGGCCACTCGACACCGCGCGTCATCCCCCAAGAAGGCACAAGTGGCTCCGGCTACGTGGCCCCTACATTCGAGGGCAAGGAGCAGCAGATGGAGGGCGTCATGGACGGCGTCGAGGACAAGGGCTTCATCCCCCCGGACTTTGTCGAGTCCGAGGTCAAGTGGTTCTACAACGAGCTCGGCATCGACGACATGTACTTTGCGACCGAGTCGGTCGAGGCCATTGTCACCCACATCCACTCGCTCTACGCCGCAAAGGTGGCCGCCTATGCTCGCGACGATAAGCGCCTCGAGATCAGGCTCGACAAGGAGGCCGAGGACCACGCCGTGTACATCGACACCAGCAGGCCCGGCGTCTCGGTGCTCGACGGACCGCGCTACGAGCAGCGCATCGACACAAAATACCTCAACAACACAAAGGCCAACACGGGCTACCGTGTCGAGAGCTTCCGCTCCACGAGCCCGCTGCCTGGCAGCGACGACCAGCAGCTGCGATGCTACTTTGTCTACCAGTGCGAGTTCGAGAGCCCCAACCCCGGCGAGACCGAGACCGACGTCGAGAAGATTGGCGACAAGCGCTTCCTGCAAAAGGCCACGGCCAACACCAAAGCCATCTACCAGCAGGCGCTTGAGGTCGCCGTCGAGCGAACCGGTCCCGTCATCGAGTGGTTCGACATTGAAGGCTCGCGCGACAAACGTCTGGTCCTCGCCTACAAGCAGGGATCCGCCTTGGGCATGTTCAGCGCGCTCAGTGATCTGTACCACTACTACGGTCTGACCACGTCTCGAAAATACGTCGAGCAGTTCTCCAACGGCTACACGGTCATGTCCTTGTACCTCAGCCCCCTCACCGGAGCTGCAGGCGCCAAGCACCCTCCCATCGAGGCCTCGATTCACCAGATCATCAAGGAGATCTCTCTGCTGTACTGCATCCCCCAGAACAAGTTCCAGACCCTGTTCGCTACAGGCAGGCTGAGTCTGCAGGAGACCATCTACGCCCACTGCGTCTGGGTCTTCATCACCCACTTCCTCAACCGTCTCGGAAACGAGTACACTGCGCTCTCGTCCATCCTGAACCCCGAGAACAGCGCGCACGCCGAACTGCTCTCCAAGCTGAAGCGCAGGCTTCGTGCTGAGACCTTCACTGCCGACTACATCCTCGAGATCATCAACTCGTACCCCGACCTGGTGCACAGCCTGTACCTGTCCTTTGCCAACACCCACTACGTCCAGACGCGGGGCACCGAGGACGACTTCCTGCCAACACTGAGCTACCTGCGGCTGAAGATCGACAAGGTCCAGACGAGCGAGGAGCTGACCGACACCATCAACAAGGCCGTTGTCAACGACCACCACCAGATGGTCATGAACTCGTTCCGCATCTTCAACAGCTCCGTCCTCAAGACCAACTTCTACACCCCTACCAAGGTCGCCGTCAGCTTCCGCCTGAATCCCAACTTCCTCCCACCCTCCGAGTACCCTCAGCCGCTGTTCGGCATGTTCCTCGTCATTGGTTCAGAGTTCCGTGGTTTCCACCTCCGCTTCCGTGACATCGCTCGTGGTGGCATCCGTATCGTCAAGTCGAGGAGCCAAGAAGCGTACTCGATCAACGCACGCTCGCTGTTCGACGAGAACTACAACCTCGCGAACACGCAGCAACGCAAGAACAAGGACATTCCCGAAGGTGGATCCAAGGGTGTTGTGCTGCTTGACTTCAAGCACCAGGACAAGGCTGCCGGTGCCTTTGAAAAGTACATCGACAGTATCCTCGATCTTTTGCTGCCTCCCATCAGCCCTGGAATCAAGGACCCTATCGTCGATTTGCACGGCAAGGAGGAAATCCTCTTCATGGGCCCGGATGAGAACACTGCTGATCTTGTCGACTGGGCGACCGAGCACGCTAGGGTTCGGGGTGCGCCCTGGTGGAAGTCTTTCTTCACCGGCAAGAGCCCCAAGCTCGGCGGTATCCCCCACGACCGCTACGGCATGACCACCTTGTCCGTTCGCGAGTTCGTTTTGGGCATCTACCGCAAGCTGAACCTCGACCCCAGCAAGGTCCGCAAACTGCAGACTGGTGGCCCAGACGGCGATCTCGGCTCCAACGAGATCCTCCTCTCCAACGAGAAGTACGTGTCCATTGTTGACGGGTCTGGTGTGCTTGTTGACCCCAACGGCCTCGACCACGCGGAGCTGCTCCGCCTCGCCAAGAACCGCCAGATGATCAACAACTACGACGCCTCGAAGCTGTCGCCGCAGGGCTACCGCGTTCTCGTCGACGACACAAACGTCCGCCTTCCCTCTGGCGATCTGGTCTACAACGGCACCACTTTCCGCAACACCTTCCACCTGCGCAGCGACATCCAGTACGACACCTTCGTCCCCTGCGGTGGCCGTCCCGAGTCCATTGACCTTTCCTCTGCAAACAAGCTCATCGTGGATGGAAAGTGCATCATCCCGTACCTCGTCGAAGGCGCCAACCTCTTCATCACCCAGGACGCCAAACTCCGCCTCGAGAAGGCCGGCTGCATCTTGTACAAAGACGCGAGCGCGAACAAGGGCGGTGTGACCTCGTCCTCGCTCGAAGTCCTGGCCTCTCTCTCCTTCGATGACGAGAGCTTCGTGAAGCACATGTGCGTCGACGCCAACGGCGTGGCACCCGACTTCTACAACCAGTACGTCGCGGGCGTGCAGAAGATCATCCAGAACAACGCACGTCTCGAGTTCGAAGCCATCTGGCGTGAGCACCAGGCGACAGGCCAGCCGCGCTCGATCCTGTCCGACACGCTCTCCAACGCCATCACCAAACTCGACGAGGAGCTGCAAAACACCGATCTCTGGAACAACGTTGGCTTCCGCCACTCGGTCCTCTCCGAAGCCCTGCCCCCGCTGCTCCTGCAGCAGATTGGTCTCGACAAGATCATTGAGCGG GTACCAGACAACTACCTCCGCGCCATCTTCGGCTCCTACCTCGCCTCGCGCTTCGTCTACGAGTTCGGCGCCAGCGCCTCGCAGTTTGCTTTCTTCGACTTCATGAGCAAGCGCGTCGCCAAGGCGAACGCGCAGACCAACGGCGCTGTTACGCATTGA
- a CDS encoding Oligosaccharide translocation protein rft1: MSQTILSASAKGATFLILLQVASRALTFAVNQVLLRFLSPELLGVSAQLELFSISVLYFARESLRVALQRQAHGTQAVVNLAYLAVITGLPLTYLLAHLWLRSVTPNVPYFVRALGLYCIATFIELVTEPAFSAVQQKLLYKVRASAESTATLLRCLGTCGSAILASLVGIDIGVLPFAIGQLAYALGLLVVYLYNMWPVARNEDFTLLPKQLSLTGDSSITFNYFSTPLLRLTGSLTLQSALKFILTQGDSLLITTYTSLADQGAYALASNYGGLIARMLFQPIEESSRNMFAKLCASEPAPNTKDRNEGPQSQERKQNISQAAKVLTIILRLYTIISLFAVTLGPTLAPLLLSVVAGRKWSATTASKVLGTYCYYIPFLAINGVTEGFVAAVATNKELYAQSVSMGFFFAAFSGSAWFFIGHLELGGSGVVLANTVNMALRISWNTWFIRRFFGQKDIFFKLSDTLPSITSLAPAVIVPTLMQMRPGFKYLARFGVFGELVSTGAVAGLYAVHVLFFERQFLLDCYRMLRPARSAQPTKAQ; encoded by the coding sequence ATGTCACAGACAATCCTGTCGGCCTCTGCGAAAGGGGCCACCTTTCTTATCCTCCTGCAGGTTGCTTCGAGAGCGCTCACGTTCGCTGTCAATCAGGTCTTGCTCAGGTTTCTTTCCCCGGAGCTTCTCGGCGTTTCCGCTCAACTAGAGTTGTTTTCCATCTCCGTGCTCTATTTTGCACGCGAGAGCTTGCGTGTCGCTCTCCAGCGCCAAGCACACGGAACTCAAGCTGTCGTCAACCTTGCCTATCTCGCAGTAATTACCGGGCTTCCTTTGACGTACCTCCTCGCTCATCTATGGCTTCGATCAGTTACGCCAAATGTGCCTTACTTTGTACGCGCTTTGGGCCTGTATTGTATTGCTACATTCATTGAGCTCGTGACTGAGCCTGCGTTCTCAGCCGTACAGCAGAAGTTGCTGTACAAGGTTCGAGCAAGCGCTGAGAGCACCGCTACTCTGCTCCGATGCTTAGGAACATGCGGCTCCGCCATCTTGGCGAGTCTTGTTGGCATTGACATTGGAGTTCTGCCGTTCGCTATCGGACAGCTGGCTTACGCTCTAGGGCTGCTGGTCGTGTACTTGTACAACATGTGGCCAGTCGCGCGTAACGAAGATTTCACGTTACTGCCGAAGCAGCTTTCGCTGACAGGAGATTCTTCCATTACATTCAATTACTTTTCGACACCTCTTCTTCGGCTCACAGGATCTTTGACACTGCAGTCGGCCCTTAAGTTCATCCTGACGCAAGGGGACTCTCTCTTGATCACAACATACACATCGCTCGCTGACCAAGGCGCCTATGCTCTCGCATCCAATTACGGTGGCCTGATCGCTCGTATGCTGTTCCAGCCTATCGAGGAGAGCAGCCGTAACATGTTCGCAAAGCTGTGCGCATCCGAGCCGGCGCCAAACACTAAGGACCGGAACGAAGGACCTCAGTCACAAGAGCGAAAGCAGAACATATCGCAGGCAGCAAAAGTGTTGACCATCATTCTGCGCCTGTACACCATCATCTCGTTGTTCGCAGTCACGTTGGGCCCAACGCTCGCCCCACTGCTTTTGTCTGTTGTTGCGGGTAGGAAATGGTCTGCGACAACAGCTTCGAAAGTCCTAGGCACTTACTGTTACTACATCCCCTTTTTAGCGATCAACGGAGTGACAGAAGGGTTCGTAGCTGCGGTTGCTACCAACAAAGAGCTGTACGCACAATCCGTATCTATGGGCTTCTTCTTCGCTGCATTTTCCGGCAGCGCGTGGTTCTTCATCGGACATTTGGAACTTGGTGGTAGTGGAGTGGTGCTTGCAAACACAGTCAACATGGCATTGCGTATTTCGTGGAACACCTGGTTCATCAGAAGATTCTTTGGTCAAAAGGATATCTTTTTCAAACTGTCGGACACGCTTCCCTCGATCACATCTCTTGCGCCAGCAGTCATTGTTCCCACTCTGATGCAGATGAGACCCGGTTTCAAGTACCTTGCAAGGTTTGGTGTGTTTGGGGAGCTGGTCAGTACGGGCGCAGTCGCTGGACTGTATGCTGTACACGTTCTTTTCTTCGAACGACAATTCCTTCTGGACTGTTACCGTATGCTGAGGCCAGCGCGCTCTGCTCAGCCAACGAAAGCACAGTAG
- a CDS encoding retrograde regulation protein 2, protein MAQRHLEKSKFYHGLVDMGSNGIRFSITDLSPATQRILPTVYLDRAAISLYDAQYEDGRAVPIPEHTIKQVVKSLLRFKSTCQDFSVPEDQIRIVATEATRKALNSEAYRAAIKEATGWTVELLPKEMEGKVGALGVASSYEKVRGLMMDLGGGSTQLTWIMTEQGDIKMSPAGSVSLPYGAAALMQRLEAAGKRKSKEYQAFAKEVIGDLKAAVQDIAIPPELLQSREGLHLYLSGGGFRGWGFVLMSEHAVKPYPIPIINGFRTSTDAFLDTMSVKAAVRQDETPEIFRVSARRASQVPAVAFLVECLSQALPTLNSVYFCQGGVREGMHFAEMSREYRAESPMVTATGPYAPPSMQQLVDLLFSAMPAPSPGHQTLFSRPLVTAFVQGVFAHMAQVKDLRGGSALRSTTTGLFSTAHGASHEERALVAILLCERYGGYGSISPTEQDFYKRMVRLLPEGMEWWCMYLGRVAAVMAAVYPAGAVREPRVGIRTQWTVTKKGKEKLCIDFDFQKEMDELDEGLDAALRKVGKAGKKKNWVSGEGHKVLLTVNGREYDGDESGTGSV, encoded by the coding sequence ATGGCACAGAGACATTTGGAGAAGTCGAAATTCTACCATGGACTGGTGGACATGGGAAGCAATGGCATTCGGTTCTCAATAACGGATCTTTCGCCTGCTACACAACGTATCCTGCCCACTGTCTATCTTGACCGTGCGGCCATCTCGCTCTACGATGCGCAGTATGAAGACGGCCGAGCTGTGCCTATCCCCGAGCATACCATCAAGCAAGTGGTCAAGTCACTCTTGCGGTTCAAGTCCACATGTCAGGACTTCAGTGTGCCTGAGGATCAGATCCGCATAGTCGCGACTGAGGCGACGCGTAAGGCACTCAATTCCGAGGCCTATCGAGCTGCGATCAAAGAAGCCACAGGATGGACTGTGGAGCTTCTGCCGAAAGAGATGGAAGGCAAGGTTGGAGCATTGGGCGTAGCCAGCTCCTACGAGAAGGTCCGGGGTCTCATGATGGATCTCGGAGGTGGAAGCACGCAGCTTACCTGGATCATGACGGAGCAGGGCGATATCAAGATGAGCCCAGCGGGCAGCGTAAGCCTTCCCTATGGTGCTGCAGCTCTCATGCAGCGGCTGGAAGCTGCAGGAAAACGAAAGAGCAAGGAGTATCAGGCTTTTGCCAAGGAAGTGATTGGCGATTTGAAAGCGGCTGTGCAGGATATCGCCATTCCTCCAGAGCTTCTCCAATCTCGGGAAGGTCTTCACCTCTACCTCTCAGGAGGCGGGTTCCGTGGGTGGGGGTTTGTGCTCATGTCGGAACATGCCGTCAAGCCCTATCCCATCCCCATCATCAACGGGTTCCGCACGTCTACTGATGCGTTCCTCGATACCATGTCGGTCAAAGCCGCCGTAAGGCAGGACGAGACCCCAGAGATCTTCCGAGTCTCAGCACGACGAGCCAGCCAAGTCCCCGCGGTCGCATTCCTAGTAGAGTGCCTCTCACAAGCACTGCCCACTCTCAACAGCGTCTACTTCTGCCAAGGCGGAGTGCGGGAGGGCATGCACTTTGCAGAGATGTCACGGGAGTACCGAGCAGAGAGCCCTATGGTGACTGCAACGGGCCCATACGCACCGCCGTCGATGCAACAGCTCGTAGACCTCCTCTTCTCTGCCATGCCTGCCCCTTCACCTGGCCACCAGACTCTCTTCAGCAGGCCTCTCGTTACAGCGTTCGTCCAAGGCGTGTTCGCTCACATGGCACAAGTCAAAGACTTGCGCGGGGGGTCCGCTCTGCGAAGCACCACGACAGGGCTGTTCTCGACCGCCCACGGCGCGAGCCACGAGGAGCGCGCACTCGTTGCCATTCTGCTCTGCGAGCGGTACGGCGGGTACGGATCGATTAGCCCGACCGAGCAGGACTTTTACAAGCGCATGGTGCGCCTGCTCCCGGAGGGTATGGAGTGGTGGTGCATGTACCTTGGCCGCGTGGCTGCTGTCATGGCTGCGGTGTATCCCGCCGGGGCTGTCAGGGAGCCGCGTGTGGGTATCAGAACGCAGTGGACGGTCACGAAGAAGGGCAAGGAGAAGCTGTGCATCGACTTTGACTTTCAGAAGGAGATGGACGAGCTGGACGAAGGACTGGATGCAGCGTTGAGGAAAGTTGGCAAGGCAGGTAAGAAGAAGAACTGGGTGAGTGGGGAGGGGCACAAGGTTTTGTTGACTGTGAATGGGAGGGAGTACGATGGCGACGAGAGTGGGACGGGGAGTGTGTAG